Proteins encoded together in one Sylvia atricapilla isolate bSylAtr1 chromosome 2, bSylAtr1.pri, whole genome shotgun sequence window:
- the CCDC89 gene encoding coiled-coil domain-containing protein 89, translating into MIGKDMEDLTKGLEELCESSKEWSEEVLLLSHPEQHHHLVSILKKKVDDTHKRCRDLEQLNMELEKLRAEDAVKIKTQTQRIQYLEGRFMDLAKNHEKMIEFKNEHKKQNMQLWEENRRLRQDREALFSQAVREKEAEVLRLAAQARNLSEQLCSLQEKCAYESHRAQEREKELLEAQGQQADAYAQEVDSLKKQLQLLQERHQEAAARAEQAESQQRAQGSELQAKLERAHEDKEQLLNLAMERGKALQDKEWEIQKLEEKLETVEEALQRAGRCLKKEAAAVDKDLKVQELQEQLECSKQAYNELLLRFEAYRKHSMDLLTKERALNVKLRHFVA; encoded by the coding sequence ATGATAGGCAAAGACATGGAAGATCTGACAAAAGGTTTGGAGGAACTCTGTGAGAGCTCTAAGGAGTGGAGTGAGGAGGTGTTGCTGCTTTCACACCCAGAACAGCATCATCATCTTGTCTCTATACTGAAGAAGAAAGTGGATGACACACACAAACGCTGCAGAGACCTGGAGCAGCTCAACATGGAGCTGGAGAAACTGAGGGCAGAGGACGCtgtgaaaattaaaacccaGACCCAGCGTATTCAGTATTTGGAGGGGCGCTTCATGGATCTAGCCAAAAACCATGAAAAGATGATTGAGTtcaaaaatgaacacaaaaaacAGAACatgcagctgtgggaggagaaCAGGCGCCTGCGGCAGGACAGGGAAGCGCTGTTCAGCCAGGCTGTGAGGGAGAAGGAAGCTGAAGTGCTCCGGCTGGCGGCCCAGGCAAGGAATCTCTCAGAGCAGTTATGCTCCTTGCAGGAGAAATGTGCTTATGAGAgtcacagagcccaggagcgagagaaggagctgctggaggctcagGGCCAGCAAGCAGATGCCTATGCCCAGGAGGTGGATTCACTGAAGAAGCAGCTGCAACTCCTACAGGAGAGGCACCAAGAAGCTGCTGCAAGGGCCGAGCAGGCAGAGAGTCAGCAGAGGGCTCAGGGCAGCGAGCTGCAGGCCAAGCTGGAAAGGGCACATGAAGACAAAGAGCAGCTACTGAACCTGGCCATGGAGAGGGGTAAAGCTCTGCAAGATAAGGAATGGGAGATTcagaagctggaggagaagctaGAGACGGTGGAAGAAGCCTTGCAAAGAGCAGGAAGGTGCCTCAAgaaagaggcagcagcagtagACAAAGATCTGAAGGTTCAAGAGCTCCAAGAACAGCTGGAATGCAGCAAGCAGGCCTACAATGAACTCCTGCTGCGGTTCGAGGCTTACAGAAAGCACAGCATGGATTTGCTGACTAAAGAGAGAGCTCTGAATGTCAAACTCCGTCACTTTGTTGCATAa
- the CREBZF gene encoding CREB/ATF bZIP transcription factor produces MRHSLTQLLAASAGGASPSGVVWPLAGAGQAPRGRDGGGEGDPGPARPKPQPPPRREHPGASEPRRPEKEAEAPGGPLEVWEQEDWFPGLELGDLLEAARPDWDLDAELSGCFCGDPEPLPAPGQGPRQAAPGRRNGGAGSRLKAAAAARLNRLKKKQYVLGLESRLQGLAAENRQLRDRNRGLSRRLRELERESSYLRAVLANQSALGQLLSRLAGTRAGGLQLSTSLFRDTGSPRRQHQHLQPAGESSDHDYALPSSRPRGLEEAAAGAETEEEWAAPGGICLHVDRDQVSVEFCSICARRAAASFKIFSFRWLPCQAPLCRG; encoded by the exons ATGCGCCACAGCCTCACGCAGCTGCTGGCGGCCTCGGCCGGCGGCGCCAGCCCCTCGGGCGTCGTGTGGCCTCTGGCCGGAGCGGGGCAGGCCCCGAGAGGGCGGGATGGCGGCGGGGAAGGGGACCCGGGCCCCGCGCGGCCCAAaccgcagccgccgccgcggcGGGAGCACCCGGGAGCCTCGGAGCCGCGGCGGCCGGAGAAGGAGGCCGAGGCGCCCGGCGGCCCGCTGGAGGTGTGGGAGCAAGAGGACTGGTtcccggggctggagctgggagaccTGCTGGAGGCGGCCCGGCCGGACTGGGACCTGGACGCGGAGCTGAGCGGCTGCTTCTGCGGGGACCCGGAGCCGCTGCCCGCGCCGGGCCAGGGCCCGCGGCAGGCGGCGCCCGGGCGGAGGAACGGCGGGGCCGGGAGTCGGCTgaaggcggcggcggcggcgcggtTGAACCGGCTGAAGAAGAAGCAGTATGTGTTGGGGCTGGAGAGCCGCCTGCAAGGCCTGGCTGCCGAGAACCGGCAGCTGCGGGACCGCAACCGCGGCCTGAGCCGCCGCCTGCGAGAGCTGGAGCGGGAGAGCAGCTACCTGCGGGCTGTGCTGGCGAACCAGAGCGcgctggggcagctcctgagcCGCCTGGCCGGGACCCGCGCCGGcgggctgcagctcagcaccagcctCTTCAGGGACACGGGCAGCCCCCGCCgccagcaccagcacctccagcccgCCGGCGAGAGCAGCGACCACGACTACGCGCTGCCCagctcccggccccgcggcctggaggaggcggcggcgggggccgaGACGGAGGAGGAGTGGGCGGCCCCCGGCGGGATCTGCCTGCACGTGGACCGGGATCAGGTGTCGGTGGAGTTCTGCTCCATCTGTGCTCGGCGGGCAGCGGCCTCCTTCAAAAT TTTCTCTTTTAGGTGGTTGCCCTGCCAGGCTCCGTTGTGTAGGGGTTAA
- the LOC136375652 gene encoding transmembrane protein 126A-like — MTGREFLELDSPQQRLILERFKRMEIIQKMFNELPKADQNLCNHGKYFLAANSSLCGLTANNFFRSILHVRKAFWVSSLPMAVIPFLSTTAIYEVFVHDPLFSGQLNCEVCAVMRGGLVGAVVGGFYPIFVAIPLNASLAARYMTTPLPGKENLLRYWLTTAQPVFRKMSLAILVQALTGLYLATKQHGIYIKMLLQMNTRRDPEELPE, encoded by the exons ATGACAGGAAGAGAGTTTCTTGAACTAGATTCTCCGCAGCAAAGACTAATTTTGGAAAGATTTAAGCGGATGGAAATCATACAAAAGATGTTCAATGAGCTTCCTAAAGCAGATCA GAACCTTTGTAATCATGGAAAATACTTCCTAGCAGCAAATTCAAGCTTATGTGGCTtaacagcaaataatttcttcaggaGCATCCTACATGTCAGAAAGGCTTTCTGGGTGTCTTCTCTGCCAATGGCTGttattccatttctttcaaCAACAGCAATTTACGAAGTTTTTGTGCATGACCCTTTATTTTCAG GTCAGCTGAACTGTGAGGTCTGTGCTGTGATGAGAGGAGGACTAGTAGGTGCTGTTGTGGGTGGTTTCTATCCCATTTTCGTGGCTATCCCCTTGAACGCCAGCCTTGCAGCCAG GTATATGACAACTCCCTtgccagggaaagaaaatctgctACGCTACTGGCTCACAACTGCTCAGCCTGTCTTCAGAAAGATGAGTCTGGCTATACTGGTGCAGGCTCTGACTGGATTGTATCTTGCCACTAAACAGCATGGAATATATatcaaaatgctgctgcagatgaACACTCGCAGGGATCCTGAAGAGCTCCCTGAATGA